From a single Nicotiana tabacum cultivar K326 chromosome 8, ASM71507v2, whole genome shotgun sequence genomic region:
- the LOC107807377 gene encoding uncharacterized protein LOC107807377 isoform X2 has product MFSLSQNQEIRKRLSFYDSKVFNWLSPSMTSAKKFSIRVMLQTKTEIVVTQGDQDGGKIAEMVREIGASTLVAGLHDQSFLYRLAMTHNHIARNLNCKVLAIKQPTPSPMATRTRTIYFQDSSTNMDFSQIEIDALSVPEVNPPKIPYQVCPDPHSIIWRSGRSRRWETRH; this is encoded by the exons ATGTTTTCCCTATCACAAAatcaagaaataagaaaaaggttAAGCTTTTACGACTCAAAGGTTTTCAATTGGCTCTCTCCTTCTATGACATCTGCAAAAAAATTCTCAAT AAGGGTTATGTTACAGACCAAGACAGAGATTGTGGTAACACAAGGGGATCAAGATGGTGGGAAGATTGCTGAAATGGTTAGAGAAATTGGTGCTTCTACTCTTGTTGCTGGACTTCATGATCAGAGCTTTCTTTACAG ATTGGCCATGACCCACAATCACATTGCAAGAAATTTGAATTGCAAAGTACTAGCCATCAAGCAACCAACACCATCACCGATGGCCACAAGGACAAGAACCATTTATTTTCAAGATAGTTCAACCAACATGGACTTTTCGCAGATTGAAATTGATGCACTGAG TGTCCCAGAAGTTAATCCACCAAAAATTCCATACCAAGTTTGTCCAGATCCTCATTCTATCATTTGGAGATCAGGAAGATCAAGAAGATGGGAAACAAGACATTAA
- the LOC107807377 gene encoding uncharacterized protein LOC107807377 isoform X1 produces the protein MDIRKIVVIVEDVEIAKTALQWTLHNLLRYGDILILLHVFPITKSRNKKKVKLLRLKGFQLALSFYDICKKILNTKTEIVVTQGDQDGGKIAEMVREIGASTLVAGLHDQSFLYRLAMTHNHIARNLNCKVLAIKQPTPSPMATRTRTIYFQDSSTNMDFSQIEIDALSVPEVNPPKIPYQVCPDPHSIIWRSGRSRRWETRH, from the exons ATGGATATAAGGAAAATTGTGGTAATTGTAGAAGATGTGGAAATAGCAAAAACTGCACTCCAATGGACTCTTCACAATCTCTTGCGATATGGGGATATACTCATCCTTTTACATGTTTTCCCTATCACAAAatcaagaaataagaaaaaggttAAGCTTTTACGACTCAAAGGTTTTCAATTGGCTCTCTCCTTCTATGACATCTGCAAAAAAATTCTCAAT ACCAAGACAGAGATTGTGGTAACACAAGGGGATCAAGATGGTGGGAAGATTGCTGAAATGGTTAGAGAAATTGGTGCTTCTACTCTTGTTGCTGGACTTCATGATCAGAGCTTTCTTTACAG ATTGGCCATGACCCACAATCACATTGCAAGAAATTTGAATTGCAAAGTACTAGCCATCAAGCAACCAACACCATCACCGATGGCCACAAGGACAAGAACCATTTATTTTCAAGATAGTTCAACCAACATGGACTTTTCGCAGATTGAAATTGATGCACTGAG TGTCCCAGAAGTTAATCCACCAAAAATTCCATACCAAGTTTGTCCAGATCCTCATTCTATCATTTGGAGATCAGGAAGATCAAGAAGATGGGAAACAAGACATTAA
- the LOC107807377 gene encoding uncharacterized protein LOC107807377 isoform X3 produces the protein MFSLSQNQEIRKRLSFYDSKVFNWLSPSMTSAKKFSMVMLQTKTEIVVTQGDQDGGKIAEMVREIGASTLVAGLHDQSFLYRLAMTHNHIARNLNCKVLAIKQPTPSPMATRTRTIYFQDSSTNMDFSQIEIDALSVPEVNPPKIPYQVCPDPHSIIWRSGRSRRWETRH, from the exons ATGTTTTCCCTATCACAAAatcaagaaataagaaaaaggttAAGCTTTTACGACTCAAAGGTTTTCAATTGGCTCTCTCCTTCTATGACATCTGCAAAAAAATTCTCAAT GGTTATGTTACAGACCAAGACAGAGATTGTGGTAACACAAGGGGATCAAGATGGTGGGAAGATTGCTGAAATGGTTAGAGAAATTGGTGCTTCTACTCTTGTTGCTGGACTTCATGATCAGAGCTTTCTTTACAG ATTGGCCATGACCCACAATCACATTGCAAGAAATTTGAATTGCAAAGTACTAGCCATCAAGCAACCAACACCATCACCGATGGCCACAAGGACAAGAACCATTTATTTTCAAGATAGTTCAACCAACATGGACTTTTCGCAGATTGAAATTGATGCACTGAG TGTCCCAGAAGTTAATCCACCAAAAATTCCATACCAAGTTTGTCCAGATCCTCATTCTATCATTTGGAGATCAGGAAGATCAAGAAGATGGGAAACAAGACATTAA